The genomic region GGAAGCGGCCCTCGCCGCCCCCACCCACCCCGGTCGTCAGGAGGCGTACGTCTCGAACTCGCCGACCCGCGGCGTACCGCTCGAGCTGTTGATCTTGAAAGTGATCTTGCTCAGTGCCGTCGCGGAGAAGGTGATCACGCCCGCGCCGCTGCCCGAGGCCAGGACGGCGCCCGTGTCGTGGTTGACGAGCTGCCAGGAGCCGATGGAGCCCTGGGTCCCGGAGGGCTCCCGGATGATCACCCGGGACACCCTGGTGGCGGACCCCCACTTGATCGAGATGGAGCCGGTCGACCCGGCCGGCGACCACCAGGTGCCGATGTCGCCGTCGCGCACGTTGCCGTAACTGGTGCCGCTGGCCTTGCTGGAGCCGTCGGCGCCGGCGCCCAGACTGAGGTTGGTCCCGCTGGTCGGCGGAGGCGTGGTGGGCGGCGCGGTGGTCGGTGGCGCAGTGGTGGGCGCGGCAGTGGTCGGCGGTGGCGTCTGCGGCGAGCAACTGCCGTCGGAGACCCGCAGGCCCGTGTTGGCGCCGGCCGTCTGGCGGACGACGTCCGGCACGCAGCTCGCGGCGTCGAGGCGGTACGCGTACGGGATGCTGACTGTGGTGTTTGACGTCGGGTTGGGCCCGGCGGGGTAGTTCTCGCTGCCGGCGCTCGACCAGGTGACATTGTCGAAGGTGTTGCCGCTGACCTGCCAGTAGCCGCGCTCGTTGGTATAGAAGGTGCCCAGGACGTCCTTCGAGTTGCGGAAGTAGTTGTTCTCCACCTTGGCCCGTGCGCCGGCCCGGGAGTTGATGCCGGACTCGTGCAGGCTCACGTAGTGGTTGTTGTAGATGTGCGCGATGCCGCCGCGCAGCAACGGCGTACGAGAGTCGATGTTCTCGTACAGGTTGTGGTGGAACGTGACGAAGCCGTTGGAGAGGTCGCTCTCGCTGGACCCGATGAGGCCGCCACGACCGGAGTTGCGCAGGACGCTGTACGACAGCGTCACGTACTGGGTGTTGTCCTTCATGTCGAAGAGGCCGTCGTAGCCCTCCGACTCCCCGCCGGACGCCTCCAGGGTGACGTGGTCGACCCAGACGTTGCGCACCGTGCTCTCCATGCCGATGGCGTCTCCACCGTTGGAGGTCGGCGAACCCGACTTCTTGACGTTCCGGACCGTCACGTTCTGGATGATGATGTTGCTGGAGTCGCGGAGGTGGATGCCCAACTGGTCGAAGACCGCCCCGCTGCCGACACCGATGATGGTGACGTTGCTGATCTGCTTGAGCTCGATCACGCCGTCCGCGGTGTTACAGCTGGACCCCGACACCTTGCTGGTGTTGCCGTGGTTGATCGTCCCCGTGACCTCGATGGTGATCGGGGTGCTGCTGCTGGCACGCCCACACAGCGCCGCGTGGATCGCGGTACCCGTGCTGGCCCGTACGGTCTGCCCGCCCGCGCCGCCGGTGGTCCCGCCGTTCTGGGTGGCGTAGCCGGTGGCGGCGCCCACCGCGGCTGCGGGCTGAGGATCCTGCAGGACCACGCCTGCCGCGACCCCGACGGCCACTGTCGCGAGCGCTGCCTGAAGCCGCCGCACGTCTGCTCGTCTCATCTCGCCTCACCTTCACAATTCGAGGGGTGTGCCGATGTCGGACGGCGGTCGTGGTGGCCGACCCTCGAAGGGATGCGACTTCCGCGGGCGACGCGTGTTGACAACTATCAATTTGACATTGATGGACGAAAATGTCCTTGGCCCGATTGACACGGCGAAGCCGCTGGCCAGGCGGCACATAGCCGCAGCCGTCGAGATGCGCGCACATCCAGTTCGGGATTATGACATCGACATGACGCAATCGTAAGAAAGCGATTTCCCTCAGGGCAAGAGTTATCGTTTGCAGGTTTTTTGCAGTCCGGCGGCTACCGTCGCTGTCGCTCGCGGTGTACAGCGGCAGCGACGGTAGCCGCGACGGCGATCGCGACAGCCGGACGTGGAGCAGATCCTAGAATCGGGCCCGGTTCAGAGCGCGCTGCAAGGCTGCGATGGTCGCGTAGCCCCAGATCCCGTCCAGCGCGAGCCCAGCGCCGACCATGGTGTTGAGGTGCCGCTGCAGGGCCTTTACCGCGACGGGTCCCATCAGGCCGTCGACGGCCAGGCCCGCATCGCTCCAGGTGTTGAGATGGCGCTGCAGGGCTCGGATCGAGGCCGGGCCCCACTGGCCGTCCACGGTGGTGCCGATTGCGCGCTGGGTTGCCCGAATCGTCGACGGTCCGAAGTCACCGTCGACGGCCAGCAACGCACCCTCGTCGTAGTACGCCTGGTAGGCGGCCTCGGTGCCGGGACCCCACAGTCCGTCGGCGGTGACGCCCAACTGACCCTGCAACCAGCGGACGCCGGCATCGGTCTTCGGACCCCAGGCCCCGTCCACCACGAGCGGCGGCGCATACCCCAGACCGTTGACGGCCTGCTGCTGCGATGCGGCGGAGCGCACGGACGTCATGCCGCCACCCGGCGACGTGTCGTTGATCTGGGCCCGGTAGGCCGCCTCCGTGTTGGGGCCCCACAGTCCGTCGGCCGGGACGCCCAACCGGCCCTGCAACCAGCGGACGCCGGCATCGGTCTTCGGACCCCAGAACCCGTCCACCACGAGGGCCGGCGAATAGCCCGCCTCGTTGACTGCCTTCTGCTGGGCGGAGATCGAGCGGACCGAGGTCATGCCGCCACCCAGACCACCGCTGCTCGGAGGCGGATCGGTGACCGCTGGGACGTTGTCCGAGTTCATACCGGCCTGCACCCACGCGCGCAACTGCGAGCCGGGGCACTCGGTCGAGTTGCCAGACAGTCCCCCGTGCCACGTCTTTGCCAGGGTTTTCCCGGTCAGGGCGTTGGCGCGGTTGTAGAGCGCCCTGAACGAGCGGAGCACGGCCGGCGTCACGTCGCCGTCGTTGCCGATGAAGCACGCTCCGATGTGGGTGTCGTTGTGACCGCTCGCGTGGGCGCCCATGACCTCCCACCCGCGCCCCTCATAGATGCGCCCGGCCGTATCGACAAGGAAGTTGTACCCGATGTCGGACCAACCGTTGCTGTCCATGTGGTAGTTCTGGATCTGCCGCGGGGTGGTCGCGGCGGCTCCCGCCGAATAGTGCACCGTGAATCCCGTACGTGCCGCGAGCGCGACTCGTGTGACCTCGACCGGCGGCCGTGCGCCCCACTGCTTTCGCGGAATGATGCTCAACGGCTGGGAGGTGTCCGGTGGGCTCGCGGGAGGCTGCAATGATCCGTTCGTCACGTAGGGATAGAGCGTGCCGGGGCAGTCGGTGTCGAAAAGGTCCCGGTGCCCCTTGATCTGCGGTCCGGCCGAACCGTACTGACGCAGATAGCCGATGAGGTCTCGAATGGCGACCAGCATGCTGCTGCTCGGCTTGTCATCGGCACCCCAGGGCAACGATGTCGTACCGATGAGACCCATGATCGCGTAGTACTTCTCGTTCGCTCCCGTCGTCGTGGTGCCGTTGGCACCCGACCGGACCGACTTCCCGCGCCCCTCGAAGATGACGCCGTGCTGGCAGACGACATAGTTGTACGCGATGTCGCTGCCCTCGCCCTCCATGCCCTCGTCCTGAATCTCGCGAATCTGCTGCGGACAGTCCTGGTGGTTGTCGGCAGGGCTCCACAGGTCCGTACTGCCCTTGTGGTGGATGGCGACACCCCCCTCGAACGGCTTCCAGCTGTAGCGGCTGAGATCCTCCTCGGGCGGCTTCGCGCCCCAGGCGGAACGGGGGACGATCTGCACGTCGCCTGCCGCGGCGGCGGCCGACGTACGGGCCGAACCACGCGCTCGCGCATCCGCGGACGATGCGGGAAGCAGAGCGGCCACCACTGCGGCGGTGCCACCCAGCAGCGCGGTCCGACGGCGAATCGGCACGCTCGGCCCGGTGGGGGCCGGCAATGACTCGAAGGGGTCGGCAGCAGCAGGAAACGCTGCGTCTCGGTCGGCAGAACGATCACTATCCACCGTTGGCCTCCTGAATCGACGATGTGACGGGGACGGCTGGTGGCTCACACGGGGAATCCGTGTGAGCCACCATGGACGTGCTCAGGTGCCAACCGTTCTCCACGCCGAGCAGGTGCCTTCGAAGACCGTGTTGGACGGGTAGTTTCCCGAGCAGGCTCGGAACGAAATCTGCTTCAGGGTGACTCCCGGCTGGTTCTCCGGGAACGACTTGTTCATGTAGCGCGCCCCGGCGACATAACCGGCGGTGTGCCAGATCCGGCCCTGGCGTACGATCGCGCCGGTCGGGCTCACCTCGTCGTCGAAGAACCGCCAGTCGATGACCACGGGGTAGGTGTCCTCCCACGTGTCCTCGATGCCGAACCACTCGCCGTACGGCGCGAAACAGGCCACGGCGTTGGCACTGCCATTCGTGCAGTACCACTGGGGTTCGTCCAGGGGGCCGACCGAATCCGTCGCGAGCTGCTTGCCATCCGCGGCCAGGGCCGGCGCCGCGGTACCAATGACCGTGGCAGCTGTGGCGAAGAGCGCCACCATGGCGATTCGCAACTTCTGTCTCATCCTCTGCTCCTTCTGCTCGAGGCCAATTGCCCGGTCGGGGCTTGGCCCACGAATCCAATCACTGCAGCGATGTAATTCGATGCTCAGGTGGTGTTCGGACTTGTTCGGACCTGCACGTGAATGGACAGCCGTACACGTTCGTACGGAACGCCAGTAACCGAACATCCGAAGGCCGCCACCGCGCTCATTGACGATTCGCCCTGGTCCCCACCGCCCGAGCGACACCGGCGCCAGGCTCGACCCGCGGGACCGGGCGCTCGACAACGCGGACAGCCGACCGGAGCACCCACGGCCGCACAGATCGCGACCGTGACGCCCCTGCCTGAGCGGCGGCGGCTTCCACGCCGGAACGGCGAACCCGACCGGCCCGCCCCCAGCGATACCGACACCTCGGATCTCTGCTCGTGTACGCGTGACGGCATTGACATCCACCACTTGAGCAAATAGTTTCCTGGCAACGAGAAACTGCTTCGTACGCTCGCCGTGCGGCACTCACCCGCGAGCCTGCGAATGAGCAACGAGGCCCGCCCCGCTCCACAGGCCGGCCGACAGAGGAGGGTGCCGCAGTCCCGCCCGACCCGTTCGCCGCACCGTCGCAGTCGTGCCGCCGTTCGCGCATCCGCGACCGGTGACCCGGCTGTCGATCCGGTACCGATGTCCCGGTCGCCACACCGGCGTTCTCCCGGTGCTTTCCGCGCGCCTGTCTGCGCAGCGCGAGGGCTGGCGACCGACTGGCGATGTCGCGGGTGATCGGGCGGGGCTGAACTGGACCGGCGACATGACGACACACCCCCCCCGTCGCACGCTTGGGAGCGCTCCCAGGCGCGTGGGCGCTCCACGAACGACCGCGCCACCCGACGCGTCGGTCGCCACCACCACGTCAGGAGAAGTCCCGTGAGAAAACGAAGAGTCACCAACGCCGCCCTGGTGTCGGCCGGCGCCGTCCTACTGGCATCGACTGCGGTCGCCCTGGCGGCACCGGCCGGAGCCGCCGCCGCGGGCTGTTCGGTGAACTACGCCGTGTCGTCGCAGTGGCAGGGTGGCTTCGGCGCGAACGTCACCATCACCAATCTCGGCGACGCGGTCGGCAGTTGGACGCTTACCTGGTCCTACAGCGCCGGCCAGACTGTCACGCAGGCGTGGAACACGACTCTGACCCAGAGCGGCGCCGCGGTCACCGCCAAGAACGTCAGCTACAACGGGGCCATCCCCACCAACGGCACGGCGTCGTTCGGGTTCAACGGCTCGTGGACGGGCAGCAACCCCGATCCGGCCAGCTTCGCGCTGAACGGTGTGACCTGCACCGGCGACACGACGCCGACCACACCTCCGCCGACCACGCCACCCCCGACGACTCCGCCGCCGACCACACCACCCCCGACCACGCCGCCACCCACCACCCCGCCGCCCACCGGGCCGGCGGACATCACGGTGAACAGCGCCACCAGGTACCAGACTGTCGACGGGTTCGGGGCCGCGCAGTCCATCTGGGGCAGCGCGTGGTCGACGACCGACACCCAGACTCTGGTCGGGCTGGGCCCGAACCAGTTGGGGCTGTCCATCGTGCGCACCGGCCTGTCGCCGGTGTCCAGCGAGTGGTCGACCCACGTGAGCTCGTTGCAGACGGCGAAGTCGTACGGGTCGAACGTCAAGATCCTCGCCTCCCCGTGGACCGCGCCGGCGGCATGGAAGACCAACAACAGCCGAACCGGCGGCGGCAAGTTGAAGACCGACTACTACGACGACTACGCGAACCATCTGAACAGCTACGTCCAGTACATGCGCGGCCAGGGCGTCACCATCGACGTCACGTCTGTGCAGAACGAGCCGGACTGGCACCCGGACTACGACTCGATGGACTGGAGCGGCACCGAGCTGCGCACCTTCGTCCACGATCAGGGCACGAAGGTGCAGAACAGCAAGCTGATGGTCGCCGAGGCGGTCAACCTGAACTACGGCTACACCGATCCGACCCTCAACGACGCGACAGCCCGGAACAACATCGGCTACATCGGTGGCCACCTCTACGGCACCGAGGACGCGGGCCGGCTGAAGCCGTACCCCTTGGCCCAGCAGTACAACAAGCCCGTGTGGATGACGGAGTGGAACTACCACGAGGCGGACGGCAGCGGCTCCAACATCTGGGGCAATCCCGCCAACCAGGCCGTCTGGAACGAGACGCTCGACGACATCATGCGTACGGTGCACAAGTCGATGGAGGCCAACTGGAGCGCCTACATCTGGTGGTACGGCAAGCGCTACTACTCCTTCATCGGCGACGGCGAGGCGGCCTACGGCACCACGGCGGGCGCTCCGCTCAAGCGCGGGTACGCGTTCTCGCAGTACGCGAAGTACGTGCGGCCCGGCTATCAGCGCGTAGCGCTCACCAAGAGCTCCAAGGCCTCGCCGCTGGAGGTGACCGCCTACCAGGGTGACGGGAAGATCGCGTTGGTGATCCTGAACCGGTCGAACAGCGCGGTCAACAACGCAGTGATCCAGGCGCCGCAGAACGTCAGCAAGGCCGAGTACTACCTCACCTCACAGAACGCCAACGCGGCCAGCCAGCCGACAAGCGTGAACGGAGGACAGGCCACCATCAACGTCGGCGCACGCAGCATCTCCACCCTCGTGTTCACTCTCTGACGGCGCCGGCCGGGCGTGGGGGTGTGCGCGATCGTGCCCACCCCCACGCCCCGCCGCCTCCCGCGTCAGCGCGTGGAACCACCACCGCGTCGACATTTGAACACGTTCAACCATGTGTCGTGCGTACGGCGGGACGCCCGGCGGATCAAGATCGAACACCGCGGCTCCCTCTCGGCGGGGAGCGCCCTCCCCGACCGGAGGGGACCGCTCCTGCCGGCGTCCCGCGAGGATCGGACGCATGACGACACCGGCAGCGACAACGCGCGGCAGCGGCACCGGCACCGGCACCGGCACCGGCCTGACCTACGCCGTCCTCGCCTGGGTCGTGGCCTACGGCGGCCTACGTCTGGCGTGGACGATCGGAGAGGTGCCGGAGTTCCCGCCGTTCGGGTCCGACCTGCTCGGATTCACCGGCTGGCGGTCGGTGGCGTTGTGCCTGGCCGTGGGCACGGCGGCGGTGGCGCTGGGCCGTGCGACGACCTGGCGGCCGATGCTCGCGGGAGTCGCCTGGGCCCTCTCCGGAGCGCTGGTCGCGGCCGCCGCGATCCTGCTGCCGGAGCTGGTGAGCATCCTGCTGTTCGCCCCCGGGCCGTCCTTCGACCCGGTGGCGTTCGCGAGCCGGCTCGGCTGTGTCACCGGAGCGGCCCTGCTCGGCCTGGCCACCGCCCGCTACCAGCGGCGCACCCGGGGCGACTGCCCGGACTGCTGCCGGACGGTCCGGCCCGGCCGCCGGCGCTCGGCGCCCGCGCCGTGGGCACGCTGGGCCGCGTACGTGGCGGTGGCCGGCCTCGTGACCCGGTTCGCGGCCCAGGCCGTGGTGGGCTTCGACAGCCTCACGCAGGATGCCTCGGTGATCGGGTTGGAGATCGGTCTGGTGCTGGCCGGGGCGCTGTTGCCGCTCGCACTTGTGCAGCACTGGGGTGAGGTCTGGCCGCGGTGGGTGCCGCTCCTCGCCGGCCGCACGATCCCCCGGC from Micromonospora lupini harbors:
- a CDS encoding pectate lyase family protein; its protein translation is MRRADVRRLQAALATVAVGVAAGVVLQDPQPAAAVGAATGYATQNGGTTGGAGGQTVRASTGTAIHAALCGRASSSTPITIEVTGTINHGNTSKVSGSSCNTADGVIELKQISNVTIIGVGSGAVFDQLGIHLRDSSNIIIQNVTVRNVKKSGSPTSNGGDAIGMESTVRNVWVDHVTLEASGGESEGYDGLFDMKDNTQYVTLSYSVLRNSGRGGLIGSSESDLSNGFVTFHHNLYENIDSRTPLLRGGIAHIYNNHYVSLHESGINSRAGARAKVENNYFRNSKDVLGTFYTNERGYWQVSGNTFDNVTWSSAGSENYPAGPNPTSNTTVSIPYAYRLDAASCVPDVVRQTAGANTGLRVSDGSCSPQTPPPTTAAPTTAPPTTAPPTTPPPTSGTNLSLGAGADGSSKASGTSYGNVRDGDIGTWWSPAGSTGSISIKWGSATRVSRVIIREPSGTQGSIGSWQLVNHDTGAVLASGSGAGVITFSATALSKITFKINSSSGTPRVGEFETYAS
- a CDS encoding peptidoglycan recognition protein family protein — its product is MQIVPRSAWGAKPPEEDLSRYSWKPFEGGVAIHHKGSTDLWSPADNHQDCPQQIREIQDEGMEGEGSDIAYNYVVCQHGVIFEGRGKSVRSGANGTTTTGANEKYYAIMGLIGTTSLPWGADDKPSSSMLVAIRDLIGYLRQYGSAGPQIKGHRDLFDTDCPGTLYPYVTNGSLQPPASPPDTSQPLSIIPRKQWGARPPVEVTRVALAARTGFTVHYSAGAAATTPRQIQNYHMDSNGWSDIGYNFLVDTAGRIYEGRGWEVMGAHASGHNDTHIGACFIGNDGDVTPAVLRSFRALYNRANALTGKTLAKTWHGGLSGNSTECPGSQLRAWVQAGMNSDNVPAVTDPPPSSGGLGGGMTSVRSISAQQKAVNEAGYSPALVVDGFWGPKTDAGVRWLQGRLGVPADGLWGPNTEAAYRAQINDTSPGGGMTSVRSAASQQQAVNGLGYAPPLVVDGAWGPKTDAGVRWLQGQLGVTADGLWGPGTEAAYQAYYDEGALLAVDGDFGPSTIRATQRAIGTTVDGQWGPASIRALQRHLNTWSDAGLAVDGLMGPVAVKALQRHLNTMVGAGLALDGIWGYATIAALQRALNRARF
- a CDS encoding cellulose binding domain-containing protein, producing the protein MRKRRVTNAALVSAGAVLLASTAVALAAPAGAAAAGCSVNYAVSSQWQGGFGANVTITNLGDAVGSWTLTWSYSAGQTVTQAWNTTLTQSGAAVTAKNVSYNGAIPTNGTASFGFNGSWTGSNPDPASFALNGVTCTGDTTPTTPPPTTPPPTTPPPTTPPPTTPPPTTPPPTGPADITVNSATRYQTVDGFGAAQSIWGSAWSTTDTQTLVGLGPNQLGLSIVRTGLSPVSSEWSTHVSSLQTAKSYGSNVKILASPWTAPAAWKTNNSRTGGGKLKTDYYDDYANHLNSYVQYMRGQGVTIDVTSVQNEPDWHPDYDSMDWSGTELRTFVHDQGTKVQNSKLMVAEAVNLNYGYTDPTLNDATARNNIGYIGGHLYGTEDAGRLKPYPLAQQYNKPVWMTEWNYHEADGSGSNIWGNPANQAVWNETLDDIMRTVHKSMEANWSAYIWWYGKRYYSFIGDGEAAYGTTAGAPLKRGYAFSQYAKYVRPGYQRVALTKSSKASPLEVTAYQGDGKIALVILNRSNSAVNNAVIQAPQNVSKAEYYLTSQNANAASQPTSVNGGQATINVGARSISTLVFTL